The Columba livia isolate bColLiv1 breed racing homer chromosome 18, bColLiv1.pat.W.v2, whole genome shotgun sequence genome includes a region encoding these proteins:
- the FBF1 gene encoding fas-binding factor 1 isoform X2, protein MAAQAKKSLRGSSDDILDDLLGSEDEPSVKSTRASQAAGSSSGRAWNPSVQTSKKSVLEDDFYSKLAVEAAEGSSTSDVQSLGDVDDLAAEILGIPEPGSGPLKTPMKGPGISDSSRGAEKTTRKLPAAGKADPLADLLSDKEQDAPKKAAPTSSKSSCDRKPEESKGKESPQTPLRTTAPAQRRKELMFEDDNDDDMLEALGFGSGKKEEKLRPARSMLDELFGGGSAAKVLEELNTGERRDFKQDEKSQKQPEKKECWDKEDLIFGEYQPSMGSRPSRRQSVRFTAENMGEPKAEPRSKPSPPASQSPVRRRGSRANWLGLKDEDFFDSELPSPVKTSSTVGITPSPASQLPAAEEAAAKTGPEEQEDWLMAALARKRAQAQAKAEKREAEPLEAMGEWPCPRSPLSQPAASPAAAQPAAAPQDTAAGTGGSRGLVPWLSTVKPASVSPSDTAKEDPSGDDNTMVPTPSLPGEKEIPDPAPLTQTEKSPAGVCLSPSPQAEAPALDVLPEKRLGAPAAQLCEETSGCRAELLSVKAHVAELEGKVQTLEMLQEEQKLLLESVQRQHQEDQDLLKSTHRTLMKVQEETHRQQEDMLRWQKEQLLAQMEKQRQDAEQERAELLEQHRLDLEQLREMQRASVQKLWKDYEEQIQHLKWLKEREMDVVTSAISHIRSLNGDMDLHDLDCKVEATHHSASQELATKAQQWDKQLRMLRDRLSQQQKDREEEWMRLQELAAKREARLDEQTRLMEREQAELKIRGQELKAKEEQLRKDQERLDEAWKELWMEKEKVNDAVLHVELQEEEVEKLLAQKIAEAHRIELEHQARLQDVLQNLEQLKQQQQQRLHQGSVPSAQDLGAPSNGPSSAMAELSRVLWVGRDVLGRSTQSAVPLTAAAPWAPVPDVPPLVETPPRHRFRDIGEVMAVADRALLSAQVQTLRFHIQKEKYLLENEKLFKSMKKAPCNTSSPLASRPSFSGL, encoded by the exons ATG GCTGCGCAAGCCAAGAAAAGTTTAAGAG GCTCCAGTGATGACATCCTTGACGACCTCCTGGGGTCTGAAG ATGAACCCAGTGTCAAATCTACCAGAGCTTCCCAGGCAGCcggcagcagcagtgggagagCCTGGAACCCCAGTGTGCAGACCAGCAAGAA GTCCGTCCTAGAAGATGATTTCTACAGCAAGCTGGCTGTCGAAGCTGCAGAG GGATCCAGTACGTCGGATGTGCAGAGCCTGGGG GACGTGGACGACTTGGCCGCTGAAATCCTGGGAATACCAGAACCTGGTTCTGGGCCACTGAAGACCCCCATGAAGGGTCCCGGGATAAGTGACTCTTCGAGGGGAGCAGAGAAAACCACAAGGAAGCTTCCAGCTGCTGGGAAAG CTGATCCTTTGGCAGATCTTTTATCTGATAAGGAGCAGGATGCTCCCAAGAAGGCAGCTCCAACCAGCAGTAAAAGCAGCTGTGATAGAAAACCAGAAGAGAGCAAAGGGAAAG AGTCACCCCAGACACCCCTGCGCACCACGGCCCCGGctcagaggaggaaggagctcATGTTTGAAGATGACAACGATGACGACATGCTGGAAGCGCTGGGATTTGGCAGCGGCAAGAAGGA AGAGAAGCTCCGGCCAGCGCGCTCCATGCTGGATGAGTTGTTTGGAGGAGGCTCCGCAGCCAAAGTCTTGGAAGAGCTGAACACGGGAGAGCGCAGAGACTTCAAACAGGATGAAAAGTCCCAAAAGCAGCCAG agaaaaaagagtGTTGGGACAAGGAAGATCTAATTTTTGGAGAATACCAGCCCTCAATGGGCTCCAGGCCATCAAGAAGGCAGTCAGTGAG GTTCACAGCTGAGAACATGGGTGAACCGAAGGCAGAGCCCCGCTCCAAACCATCCCCTCCAGCCAGCCAGAGCCCTGTGCGGCGCAGAGGGTCCAGAGCCAACTGGCTGGGCTTAAAAGATGAAGATTTTTTTGACTCTGAGCTGCCATCCCCCGTGAAGACCAGCAGCACGGTGGGCATTacccccagccccgccagccAGCTCCCGGCcgcagaggaggcagcagctaaAACCGGcccagaggagcaggaggactGGCTGATGGCTGCCTTGGCTCGCAAGAGAGCCCAAGCACAAGCCAAGGCTGAGAAGAGAGAGGCTGAGCCCCTGGAGGCAATGGGGGAATGGCCGTGTCCCCGCTCTCCCCTCAGCCAGCCAGCcgcctccccagcagcagcacagcccgcAGCTGCCCCACAGGACACGGCAGCGGGCACAGGTGGCTCCAG GGGGCTGGTACCCTGGCTCAGCACCGTGAAACCTGCCTCAGTGAGCCCATCGGATACTGCGAAGGAGGATCCTTCTGGAGATGACAACACCATGG TACCCACGCCTTCGTTACCAGGAGAGAAGGAGATACCAGACCCTGCCCCACTCACTCAG ACAGAGAAGAGCCCAGCGGGCGTGTGTCTCTCTCCATCCCCACAGGCAGAGGCCCCAGCCCTGGATGTGCTGCCTGAGAAAAGGCTGGGGGCTCCCGCAGCCCAGCTCTGCGAGGAGACATCGGGCTGTcgggcagagctgctcagtgTCAAGGCTCatgtggcagagctggagggCAAG GTCCAGACgctggagatgctgcaggaAGAGCAGAAACTGTTACTGGAGAGCGTCCAGAGGCAGCACCAGGAGGACCAGGATCTCCTGAAGAGCACCCACAG GACCTTGATGAAGGTGCAGGAGGAGACCCACAGGCAGCAGGAGGACATGCTGCGGTGGCagaaggagcagctgctggctcaGATGGAGAAACAGAGGCAGGACGCGGAGCAGGagcgggcagagctgctggagcagcaccgGTTGGACCTGGAGCAGCTGCGAGAGATGCAGAG GGCGTCTGTCCAGAAGCTATGGAAGGACTATGAGGAGCAGATCCAGCACTTGAAGTGGCTAAAGGAGCGGGAGATGGATGTGGTGACCAGCGCCATTTCTCACATCAG GTCTCTGAATGGCGACATGGACCTGCACGACCTGGACTGCAAGGTGGAGGCCACACACCACTCTGCCTCCCAGGAgctggccacaaaggcacagcAGTGGGACAAGCAGCTCAGGA TGCTCCGGGACAGGCTgtcacagcagcagaaggacagggaggaggAGTGGATGCGACTGCAGGAGCTGGCGGCCAAAAGGGAGGCAAGACTGGATGAGCAGACTCGGCTGATGGAGCGG GAGCAGGCGGAGCTGAAGATCCGCGGCCAGGAACTAAAAGCcaaggaggagcagctgaggaaggaCCAGGAGAGGCTGGACGAGGCCTGGAAGGAGCTGTggatggagaaggagaaggtgaaTGATGCCGTGCTGCatgtggagctgcaggaggaagaggtggaAAAG CTCTTGGCCCAGAAGATCGCGGAGGCACACAGGATAGAGTTGGAGCACCAGGCCAGGCTGCAGGACGTGCTGCAGAacttggagcagctgaagcagcagcagcagcagcgactCCACCAGGGAAGTGTCCCCTCAGCCCAGGACCTTGGTGCCCCGAGCAATGGCCCCTCCAGTGCCATGGCTGAGCTTTCCCGTGTGCTGTGGGTGGGAAGGGATGTGCTGGGGCGCAGCACGCAGTCTGCCGTTCCTCTAACAGCAGCTGCACCTTGGGCTCCTGTTCCAGATGTGCCACCTCTTGTCGAGACGCCGCCTCGCCACAGGTTCCGGGACATCGGGGAGGTCATGGCTGTGGCCGACCGTGCCCTACTCAGTGCCCAAGTGCAAACGCTGAGGTTCCACATCCAGAAG gAGAAATATTTGTTGGAGAACGAGAAATTATTCAAGTCCATGAAGAAAGCTCCGTGTAACACTTCATCTCCATTGGCGTCACGTCCATCATTCTCGGGGCTATGA
- the FBF1 gene encoding fas-binding factor 1 isoform X7 → MAAQAKKSLRGSSDDILDDLLGSEDEPSVKSTRASQAAGSSSGRAWNPSVQTSKKSVLEDDFYSKLAVEAAEGSSTSDVQSLGDVDDLAAEILGIPEPGSGPLKTPMKGPGISDSSRGAEKTTRKLPAAGKDLLSDKEQDAPKKAAPTSSKSSCDRKPEESKGKESPQTPLRTTAPAQRRKELMFEDDNDDDMLEALGFGSGKKEEKLRPARSMLDELFGGGSAAKVLEELNTGERRDFKQDEKSQKQPEKKECWDKEDLIFGEYQPSMGSRPSRRQSVRFTAENMGEPKAEPRSKPSPPASQSPVRRRGSRANWLGLKDEDFFDSELPSPVKTSSTVGITPSPASQLPAAEEAAAKTGPEEQEDWLMAALARKRAQAQAKAEKREAEPLEAMGEWPCPRSPLSQPAASPAAAQPAAAPQDTAAGTGGSRGLVPWLSTVKPASVSPSDTAKEDPSGDDNTMVPTPSLPGEKEIPDPAPLTQAEAPALDVLPEKRLGAPAAQLCEETSGCRAELLSVKAHVAELEGKVQTLEMLQEEQKLLLESVQRQHQEDQDLLKSTHRTLMKVQEETHRQQEDMLRWQKEQLLAQMEKQRQDAEQERAELLEQHRLDLEQLREMQRASVQKLWKDYEEQIQHLKWLKEREMDVVTSAISHIRSLNGDMDLHDLDCKVEATHHSASQELATKAQQWDKQLRMLRDRLSQQQKDREEEWMRLQELAAKREARLDEQTRLMEREQAELKIRGQELKAKEEQLRKDQERLDEAWKELWMEKEKVNDAVLHVELQEEEVEKLLAQKIAEAHRIELEHQARLQDVLQNLEQLKQQQQQRLHQGSVPSAQDLGAPSNGPSSAMAELSRVLWVGRDVLGRSTQSAVPLTAAAPWAPVPDVPPLVETPPRHRFRDIGEVMAVADRALLSAQVQTLRFHIQKEKYLLENEKLFKSMKKAPCNTSSPLASRPSFSGL, encoded by the exons ATG GCTGCGCAAGCCAAGAAAAGTTTAAGAG GCTCCAGTGATGACATCCTTGACGACCTCCTGGGGTCTGAAG ATGAACCCAGTGTCAAATCTACCAGAGCTTCCCAGGCAGCcggcagcagcagtgggagagCCTGGAACCCCAGTGTGCAGACCAGCAAGAA GTCCGTCCTAGAAGATGATTTCTACAGCAAGCTGGCTGTCGAAGCTGCAGAG GGATCCAGTACGTCGGATGTGCAGAGCCTGGGG GACGTGGACGACTTGGCCGCTGAAATCCTGGGAATACCAGAACCTGGTTCTGGGCCACTGAAGACCCCCATGAAGGGTCCCGGGATAAGTGACTCTTCGAGGGGAGCAGAGAAAACCACAAGGAAGCTTCCAGCTGCTGGGAAAG ATCTTTTATCTGATAAGGAGCAGGATGCTCCCAAGAAGGCAGCTCCAACCAGCAGTAAAAGCAGCTGTGATAGAAAACCAGAAGAGAGCAAAGGGAAAG AGTCACCCCAGACACCCCTGCGCACCACGGCCCCGGctcagaggaggaaggagctcATGTTTGAAGATGACAACGATGACGACATGCTGGAAGCGCTGGGATTTGGCAGCGGCAAGAAGGA AGAGAAGCTCCGGCCAGCGCGCTCCATGCTGGATGAGTTGTTTGGAGGAGGCTCCGCAGCCAAAGTCTTGGAAGAGCTGAACACGGGAGAGCGCAGAGACTTCAAACAGGATGAAAAGTCCCAAAAGCAGCCAG agaaaaaagagtGTTGGGACAAGGAAGATCTAATTTTTGGAGAATACCAGCCCTCAATGGGCTCCAGGCCATCAAGAAGGCAGTCAGTGAG GTTCACAGCTGAGAACATGGGTGAACCGAAGGCAGAGCCCCGCTCCAAACCATCCCCTCCAGCCAGCCAGAGCCCTGTGCGGCGCAGAGGGTCCAGAGCCAACTGGCTGGGCTTAAAAGATGAAGATTTTTTTGACTCTGAGCTGCCATCCCCCGTGAAGACCAGCAGCACGGTGGGCATTacccccagccccgccagccAGCTCCCGGCcgcagaggaggcagcagctaaAACCGGcccagaggagcaggaggactGGCTGATGGCTGCCTTGGCTCGCAAGAGAGCCCAAGCACAAGCCAAGGCTGAGAAGAGAGAGGCTGAGCCCCTGGAGGCAATGGGGGAATGGCCGTGTCCCCGCTCTCCCCTCAGCCAGCCAGCcgcctccccagcagcagcacagcccgcAGCTGCCCCACAGGACACGGCAGCGGGCACAGGTGGCTCCAG GGGGCTGGTACCCTGGCTCAGCACCGTGAAACCTGCCTCAGTGAGCCCATCGGATACTGCGAAGGAGGATCCTTCTGGAGATGACAACACCATGG TACCCACGCCTTCGTTACCAGGAGAGAAGGAGATACCAGACCCTGCCCCACTCACTCAG GCAGAGGCCCCAGCCCTGGATGTGCTGCCTGAGAAAAGGCTGGGGGCTCCCGCAGCCCAGCTCTGCGAGGAGACATCGGGCTGTcgggcagagctgctcagtgTCAAGGCTCatgtggcagagctggagggCAAG GTCCAGACgctggagatgctgcaggaAGAGCAGAAACTGTTACTGGAGAGCGTCCAGAGGCAGCACCAGGAGGACCAGGATCTCCTGAAGAGCACCCACAG GACCTTGATGAAGGTGCAGGAGGAGACCCACAGGCAGCAGGAGGACATGCTGCGGTGGCagaaggagcagctgctggctcaGATGGAGAAACAGAGGCAGGACGCGGAGCAGGagcgggcagagctgctggagcagcaccgGTTGGACCTGGAGCAGCTGCGAGAGATGCAGAG GGCGTCTGTCCAGAAGCTATGGAAGGACTATGAGGAGCAGATCCAGCACTTGAAGTGGCTAAAGGAGCGGGAGATGGATGTGGTGACCAGCGCCATTTCTCACATCAG GTCTCTGAATGGCGACATGGACCTGCACGACCTGGACTGCAAGGTGGAGGCCACACACCACTCTGCCTCCCAGGAgctggccacaaaggcacagcAGTGGGACAAGCAGCTCAGGA TGCTCCGGGACAGGCTgtcacagcagcagaaggacagggaggaggAGTGGATGCGACTGCAGGAGCTGGCGGCCAAAAGGGAGGCAAGACTGGATGAGCAGACTCGGCTGATGGAGCGG GAGCAGGCGGAGCTGAAGATCCGCGGCCAGGAACTAAAAGCcaaggaggagcagctgaggaaggaCCAGGAGAGGCTGGACGAGGCCTGGAAGGAGCTGTggatggagaaggagaaggtgaaTGATGCCGTGCTGCatgtggagctgcaggaggaagaggtggaAAAG CTCTTGGCCCAGAAGATCGCGGAGGCACACAGGATAGAGTTGGAGCACCAGGCCAGGCTGCAGGACGTGCTGCAGAacttggagcagctgaagcagcagcagcagcagcgactCCACCAGGGAAGTGTCCCCTCAGCCCAGGACCTTGGTGCCCCGAGCAATGGCCCCTCCAGTGCCATGGCTGAGCTTTCCCGTGTGCTGTGGGTGGGAAGGGATGTGCTGGGGCGCAGCACGCAGTCTGCCGTTCCTCTAACAGCAGCTGCACCTTGGGCTCCTGTTCCAGATGTGCCACCTCTTGTCGAGACGCCGCCTCGCCACAGGTTCCGGGACATCGGGGAGGTCATGGCTGTGGCCGACCGTGCCCTACTCAGTGCCCAAGTGCAAACGCTGAGGTTCCACATCCAGAAG gAGAAATATTTGTTGGAGAACGAGAAATTATTCAAGTCCATGAAGAAAGCTCCGTGTAACACTTCATCTCCATTGGCGTCACGTCCATCATTCTCGGGGCTATGA
- the FBF1 gene encoding fas-binding factor 1 isoform X1: MAAQAKKSLRGSSDDILDDLLGSEDEPSVKSTRASQAAGSSSGRAWNPSVQTSKKSVLEDDFYSKLAVEAAEGSSTSDVQSLGDVDDLAAEILGIPEPGSGPLKTPMKGPGISDSSRGAEKTTRKLPAAGKADPLADLLSDKEQDAPKKAAPTSSKSSCDRKPEESKGKESPQTPLRTTAPAQRRKELMFEDDNDDDMLEALGFGSGKKEEKLRPARSMLDELFGGGSAAKVLEELNTGERRDFKQDEKSQKQPEKKECWDKEDLIFGEYQPSMGSRPSRRQSVSRFTAENMGEPKAEPRSKPSPPASQSPVRRRGSRANWLGLKDEDFFDSELPSPVKTSSTVGITPSPASQLPAAEEAAAKTGPEEQEDWLMAALARKRAQAQAKAEKREAEPLEAMGEWPCPRSPLSQPAASPAAAQPAAAPQDTAAGTGGSRGLVPWLSTVKPASVSPSDTAKEDPSGDDNTMVPTPSLPGEKEIPDPAPLTQTEKSPAGVCLSPSPQAEAPALDVLPEKRLGAPAAQLCEETSGCRAELLSVKAHVAELEGKVQTLEMLQEEQKLLLESVQRQHQEDQDLLKSTHRTLMKVQEETHRQQEDMLRWQKEQLLAQMEKQRQDAEQERAELLEQHRLDLEQLREMQRASVQKLWKDYEEQIQHLKWLKEREMDVVTSAISHIRSLNGDMDLHDLDCKVEATHHSASQELATKAQQWDKQLRMLRDRLSQQQKDREEEWMRLQELAAKREARLDEQTRLMEREQAELKIRGQELKAKEEQLRKDQERLDEAWKELWMEKEKVNDAVLHVELQEEEVEKLLAQKIAEAHRIELEHQARLQDVLQNLEQLKQQQQQRLHQGSVPSAQDLGAPSNGPSSAMAELSRVLWVGRDVLGRSTQSAVPLTAAAPWAPVPDVPPLVETPPRHRFRDIGEVMAVADRALLSAQVQTLRFHIQKEKYLLENEKLFKSMKKAPCNTSSPLASRPSFSGL; the protein is encoded by the exons ATG GCTGCGCAAGCCAAGAAAAGTTTAAGAG GCTCCAGTGATGACATCCTTGACGACCTCCTGGGGTCTGAAG ATGAACCCAGTGTCAAATCTACCAGAGCTTCCCAGGCAGCcggcagcagcagtgggagagCCTGGAACCCCAGTGTGCAGACCAGCAAGAA GTCCGTCCTAGAAGATGATTTCTACAGCAAGCTGGCTGTCGAAGCTGCAGAG GGATCCAGTACGTCGGATGTGCAGAGCCTGGGG GACGTGGACGACTTGGCCGCTGAAATCCTGGGAATACCAGAACCTGGTTCTGGGCCACTGAAGACCCCCATGAAGGGTCCCGGGATAAGTGACTCTTCGAGGGGAGCAGAGAAAACCACAAGGAAGCTTCCAGCTGCTGGGAAAG CTGATCCTTTGGCAGATCTTTTATCTGATAAGGAGCAGGATGCTCCCAAGAAGGCAGCTCCAACCAGCAGTAAAAGCAGCTGTGATAGAAAACCAGAAGAGAGCAAAGGGAAAG AGTCACCCCAGACACCCCTGCGCACCACGGCCCCGGctcagaggaggaaggagctcATGTTTGAAGATGACAACGATGACGACATGCTGGAAGCGCTGGGATTTGGCAGCGGCAAGAAGGA AGAGAAGCTCCGGCCAGCGCGCTCCATGCTGGATGAGTTGTTTGGAGGAGGCTCCGCAGCCAAAGTCTTGGAAGAGCTGAACACGGGAGAGCGCAGAGACTTCAAACAGGATGAAAAGTCCCAAAAGCAGCCAG agaaaaaagagtGTTGGGACAAGGAAGATCTAATTTTTGGAGAATACCAGCCCTCAATGGGCTCCAGGCCATCAAGAAGGCAGTCAGTGAG CAGGTTCACAGCTGAGAACATGGGTGAACCGAAGGCAGAGCCCCGCTCCAAACCATCCCCTCCAGCCAGCCAGAGCCCTGTGCGGCGCAGAGGGTCCAGAGCCAACTGGCTGGGCTTAAAAGATGAAGATTTTTTTGACTCTGAGCTGCCATCCCCCGTGAAGACCAGCAGCACGGTGGGCATTacccccagccccgccagccAGCTCCCGGCcgcagaggaggcagcagctaaAACCGGcccagaggagcaggaggactGGCTGATGGCTGCCTTGGCTCGCAAGAGAGCCCAAGCACAAGCCAAGGCTGAGAAGAGAGAGGCTGAGCCCCTGGAGGCAATGGGGGAATGGCCGTGTCCCCGCTCTCCCCTCAGCCAGCCAGCcgcctccccagcagcagcacagcccgcAGCTGCCCCACAGGACACGGCAGCGGGCACAGGTGGCTCCAG GGGGCTGGTACCCTGGCTCAGCACCGTGAAACCTGCCTCAGTGAGCCCATCGGATACTGCGAAGGAGGATCCTTCTGGAGATGACAACACCATGG TACCCACGCCTTCGTTACCAGGAGAGAAGGAGATACCAGACCCTGCCCCACTCACTCAG ACAGAGAAGAGCCCAGCGGGCGTGTGTCTCTCTCCATCCCCACAGGCAGAGGCCCCAGCCCTGGATGTGCTGCCTGAGAAAAGGCTGGGGGCTCCCGCAGCCCAGCTCTGCGAGGAGACATCGGGCTGTcgggcagagctgctcagtgTCAAGGCTCatgtggcagagctggagggCAAG GTCCAGACgctggagatgctgcaggaAGAGCAGAAACTGTTACTGGAGAGCGTCCAGAGGCAGCACCAGGAGGACCAGGATCTCCTGAAGAGCACCCACAG GACCTTGATGAAGGTGCAGGAGGAGACCCACAGGCAGCAGGAGGACATGCTGCGGTGGCagaaggagcagctgctggctcaGATGGAGAAACAGAGGCAGGACGCGGAGCAGGagcgggcagagctgctggagcagcaccgGTTGGACCTGGAGCAGCTGCGAGAGATGCAGAG GGCGTCTGTCCAGAAGCTATGGAAGGACTATGAGGAGCAGATCCAGCACTTGAAGTGGCTAAAGGAGCGGGAGATGGATGTGGTGACCAGCGCCATTTCTCACATCAG GTCTCTGAATGGCGACATGGACCTGCACGACCTGGACTGCAAGGTGGAGGCCACACACCACTCTGCCTCCCAGGAgctggccacaaaggcacagcAGTGGGACAAGCAGCTCAGGA TGCTCCGGGACAGGCTgtcacagcagcagaaggacagggaggaggAGTGGATGCGACTGCAGGAGCTGGCGGCCAAAAGGGAGGCAAGACTGGATGAGCAGACTCGGCTGATGGAGCGG GAGCAGGCGGAGCTGAAGATCCGCGGCCAGGAACTAAAAGCcaaggaggagcagctgaggaaggaCCAGGAGAGGCTGGACGAGGCCTGGAAGGAGCTGTggatggagaaggagaaggtgaaTGATGCCGTGCTGCatgtggagctgcaggaggaagaggtggaAAAG CTCTTGGCCCAGAAGATCGCGGAGGCACACAGGATAGAGTTGGAGCACCAGGCCAGGCTGCAGGACGTGCTGCAGAacttggagcagctgaagcagcagcagcagcagcgactCCACCAGGGAAGTGTCCCCTCAGCCCAGGACCTTGGTGCCCCGAGCAATGGCCCCTCCAGTGCCATGGCTGAGCTTTCCCGTGTGCTGTGGGTGGGAAGGGATGTGCTGGGGCGCAGCACGCAGTCTGCCGTTCCTCTAACAGCAGCTGCACCTTGGGCTCCTGTTCCAGATGTGCCACCTCTTGTCGAGACGCCGCCTCGCCACAGGTTCCGGGACATCGGGGAGGTCATGGCTGTGGCCGACCGTGCCCTACTCAGTGCCCAAGTGCAAACGCTGAGGTTCCACATCCAGAAG gAGAAATATTTGTTGGAGAACGAGAAATTATTCAAGTCCATGAAGAAAGCTCCGTGTAACACTTCATCTCCATTGGCGTCACGTCCATCATTCTCGGGGCTATGA